A genome region from Platichthys flesus chromosome 12, fPlaFle2.1, whole genome shotgun sequence includes the following:
- the ppp1r21 gene encoding protein phosphatase 1 regulatory subunit 21 has product MANVTDLQTKYSKLAQEYSKLRAQNQVLKKGVVDEQANSVSLKEQLKQRDQSLRKQEQEMDSLSFRNQQLAKRVELLQEELTTREAKGKKGKSKGDSPSQHGLQTQSVFDEDLQKKIVENERLHIQFYEADEQHRRQEAELSTRLQELEKDSDQHQAVVEGLTTKYMENIERLQSDKARLEVKAQTLEREAKECRMRTEECQQQLRRCQSELNKQVKQSSSVIQEKVPFNDTKFSDYNSLNVPPHNRRHQLKSRDVAGQALSFIQDLVAALLNFHSYTEQRVHIYPLDSSIEPISPLNQKFSQYLHENAAYVRPLEDSFLQLHQSITEDTVTVLETVVKLKTFADNFSSYTHFLQKILPYQLKSLEEESAATLSTAALTAKNQELQSDMKRITSVFDKLKNYINLLALPSVQQDAMPQSSTSAVFTQLAACLHSLHDAIKEMSKHYNQKAGLEQELPTITQKLCTTSECLLGSLGSLTSSTGKIATFFSNNLDFFTSSGYSPRTSTQALNPLQAESMLANKKKAAAYIQAIKKPRPQTVAYKEALTNRRVLTSSTESREGLTQQVMQSQEKIARLEQEKEHWLLEAQLGKVRLEKENQRIADLEVQLAAALGGSPNSLTAAASTLAQSHEEAEMEQKASGKEATLCTSLVGMLCTTSTVEQAGDEESREQLIKTHYMVRVGELTTQLQISDSKAVHFHSECRALAKRLTIAEKSRETLSEEVKVANQNITRLQDELTTTKRSYEDQLSMMSDHLCSMNETLSKQREEIDTLKLGSKGNAKKNKGR; this is encoded by the exons ATGGCGAACGTCACAGACCTGCAGACCAAATACAGCAAGCTGGCACAGGAGTACTCCAAG CTCCGTGCCCAGAATCAGGTGCTGAAGAAGGGAGTGGTAGATGAACAGGCCAACTCTGTCTCGCTAAAG GAGCAGCTGAAGCAGAGGGACCAGAGCCTGAGGAAACAGGAGCAGGAGATGGACAGTCTCAGCTTCAGGAACCAACAACTAGCCAAGAGGGTGGAGCTGCTGCAAGAGGAGCTAACCACCAGAGAAGCCAAGGGCAAAAAGGGGAAG AGTAAAGGAGACTCTCCCTCACAGCACGGCCTGCAGACACAGAGTGTATTTGATGAGGACCTGCAGAAGAAGATAGTAGAAAATGAGCGACTTCATATCCAA TTTTATGAAGCAGATGAGCAGCATAGGAGGCAGGAGGCTGAGCTGAGCACACGACtccaggagctggagaaagaCTCTGATCAGCACCAGGCTGTTGTGGAAGGACTCACCACTAAGTACATGGAAAATATCGAGCGGCTGCAGAGCGACAAGGCGCGTTTAGAG GTGAAAGCACAGACTCTGGAGAGGGAAGCAAAAGAGTGCAGAATGCGAACAGAAGAGTG tcagcagcagctgaggcgGTGCCAGTCGGAGctgaacaaacaggtgaaacagagcagcagtgttaTCCAGGAGAAAGTGCCCTTCAATGACACCA AATTTAGTGACTACAACAGCCTCAATGTTCCACCCCACAATCGACGGCACCAG CTTAAGTCCCGGGATGTGGCAGGTCAGGCTTTGAGCTTCATTCAGGACCTGGTCGCTGCTCTGTTGAACTTCCACTCGTACACCGAGCAGAGAGTTCACATCTATCCCCTGGACTCCTCCATTGAGCCCATCTCCCCGCTGAACCAGAAG TTTTCTCAGTACCTTCATGAGAATGCAGCCTATGTGCGCCCCCTGGAGGACAGCTTCCTGCAGTTACACCAAAGCATCACAGAGGACACTGTCACAGTATTG GAGACTGTGGTGAAGCTGAAGACCTTTGCTGATAATTTCTCCTCGTACACCCACTTCCTGCAAAAGATCCTTCCCTACCAGCTGAAAAG CCTTGAAGAAGAGAGTGCGGCGACTCTTAGTACTGCTGCTCTCACTGCGAAAaaccaggagctgcagagcgACATGAAGAGAATTACATCTGTGTTTGATAAACTGAAGAACTACATTAACCTTTTGGCCTTACcca GTGTTCAGCAGGACGCCATGCCACAGAGCAGCACCTCCGCTGTCTTCACCCAGCTGGCCGCCTGCCTACACAGTCTCCACGATGCCATTAAAG AGATGTCAAAGCACTACAACCAGAAGGCCGGCTTAGAGCAGGAGCTCCCCACCATCACCCAGAAGCTTTGCACCACCTCAGAGTGTCTGCTGGGATCTCTGGGCTCGCTGACCAGCAGCACTGGCAAG ATCGCCACTTTCTTCAGCAACAACTTGGACTTCTTCACATCCTCAGGCTACAGTCCGAGAACCAGCACACAAGCCCTCAACCCCTTACAAGCGGAGAGTATGTTGGCCAACAAAAAGAAAGCAGCCGCTTATATTCAAGCGATCAAAAAG CCCAGGCCACAGACCGTTGCATACAAAGAAGCCCTGACAAACCGTCGTGTACTCACCAGTTCCACCGAGAGCAGAGAGGGTCTCACTCAACAG GTGATGCAGAGCCAGGAGAAGATCGCTCggctggagcaggagaaggagcacTGGCTCCTGGAGGCCCAGCTGGGGAAGGTGCGGTTGGAAAAAGAGAACCAGCGCATTGCGGACCTGGAAGTGCAGCTCGCGGCGGCTCTAGGGGGAAGTCCAAACTCTCTGACAGCTGCAGCCAGCACGCTGGCGCAGAGCCACGAGGAAGCGGAGATGGAGCAGAAAGCGTCAGGGAAAGAGGCTACGCTGTGCACCAGCCTG gTCGGCATGCTGTGCACCACATCTACAGTTGAACAA gcGGGAGACGAGGAGTCCAGGGAGCAGCTGATAAAGACTCACTACATGGTCCGAGTGGGAGAGCTCACCACCCAGCTGCAGATCTCCGACAGTAAAGCTGTGCACTTCCACTCTGAG TGTCGCGCTTTGGCCAAGAGATTAACCATCGCAGAGAAATCGCGTGAGACACTGAGCGAGGAGGTCAAGGTGGCAAATCAAAACATCACACGCTTGCAG GATGAGCTGACTACGACTAAGAGGAGCTACGAGGACCAGCTCAGCATGATGAGCGACCACCTCTGCAGCATGAACGAGACTTTGAGcaagcagagggaggaaatCGACACGCTCAAACTGGGCAGCAAG ggaaatgccaaaaaaaacaaaggtcgCTAG